Below is a window of Culturomica massiliensis DNA.
TTATGGTATCTCGTTTCTCCGGCAGCATACAATCGATAAGTATAATCCCCACCTTCTTCCGGAAAATTTCCCGATACAATATCTTGAAAATGCTGCTGATCTTCCGGGAAAATGCAACAGCAATAAACAGAAATATCGTTTTTTTCCCTTACAGGTAATTGTAATTCTTCGAAAAAATAATTCCTTTTCCCCAATATTTCAAACTTTGCCGATCTGCAAAAATATCTCCAGAATAAGATATTTCCGACTTCTGTCGCCTGTGACAAAAATATCTCTATGTATTCATCAGAAATCTTCATAACCGGGACTTTATTAGCACAATTACGCCGCATAGATAAGAAAAATAAACGAAAATAAATATGATATTCAACTATATTGAAAAAAAGATATCCCCCTTACGGATACTATATATTCAATCCGTAAACAAGACAGAAGACGCTTCTATTATAACCTGTCTGCAAAAAATAACCTTGGAACAATATAAAATCATTGTTCCAAGGCCATATTTAACAATTTACTACAACTCTATCGAGCGTGATTGAAACCTCTGGGTTTCTGCGGAATCTTATTCTTCCATTGAATAGCACTGTTCGTCGGTTCTTCCAATTTATTCAAAACTTCAACACTCCGGCGAATATCCTGCATCAACAAATCGGCTAAATCGATTCCTGTTCCCTGACGAACGACAATCCGCATGATTACGACATCCTCCATGGCTTTAGGCATCGTATAAGCCGGTACTTGCCAGCCTTCGACATGCAAAGCATCCGATAAATCATAAAGAGTCCATTTCCGGTTCGGATCATCTTTCAGCTTCCAGATAAATAACGGATTCGGGTTTTTCTCACTCAAAAATTCAAAAATACCCATTTCTTTCAGTTGTTTCCGCAAGTAAGCACAAACATCGAGACAATTTTGCTGTATCTGACGGTAGCCTTCCATTCCTAAACGCAAAAACTGATAATACTGTGCCAGGACCTGATTACCCGGACGGGAAAAGTTAATGGAAATACTCGGAATATTAGCCCCCAGATAATTCACGGCAAAGTTCATTTCTTCAGGCAGATATTTTTTGTCTTTCCAAACCACCCAGCCTACGCCCGGATATACCAGACCAAATTTATGACCGGAAGTACTGATGGATAACACCCATTTCAAACGGAAATCCCAAAGTGTTTCCGGATCGATAAAGGGATGAATAAAACCACCGGTAGCCGCATCCACATGAATACAAATTTCCCAGCCTTTTTCTTTATTGAGTTTATCCAATGCATCGTTGATTTCTTTAACATTATCATCCAATCCGGTAATGGTTACCCCCTGAATGGGAACGACACAAATCGTATTCTCGTCACACATTTTGACAACATCTTGCGGGTCCAGTGTGATTTTTTCAGCCGTAACCGGCACCATACGCATTTCTACATCCCAATAGATGGCAAACTTTTCCCATACAACCTGCATACAGGTAGAAATAATAAAATTGGGTTTATCGGTGGGAAGTCCTTTTGCCCGACGACGTTTCTGCCACCGCTTCAAGGCAGCAATTCCCCCCAGCATACAAGCTTCAGAAGAACCTACGGTACTGGTACCGGTGCAATAAGGAGGCTCCGGAGAATTCCATAATTTAGCCAGAATATTTACACAACGACGTTCAATTTCGGCCGTTTGAGGATATTCCGTTTTATCAATCATATTTTTATCCATATTTTCCGTCATTACCCGGCGTGCATAATCGTCCATCCAGGTAGTAACAAACGTAGCCAGATTAAGGCGAGAATTACCATCCAGCATAGCTTCATCATGTATGATCTGATAAGCCACCTCTCCCGGCATCGAATTCTCCGGCATTTCAAATTTAGGTGCTACACGAGCTTCTTCTGAAGTTCCAAAAATAGGCGTGTTTGGATTTTCTGTTTTTTTCATAACCAAATAACTTTAAAATATTAAAATAGAATCATTTCTAAGTTCGTTCACTAAGTACGGGCTGATATCCTTTTAGTTTCACACCTCACATTATTTAACGAAGAAAGACAAGCCCTAACACTGTTTTCACCTTCTCCGTTTTAACTTTTTCCGGAATTAACAGTATAAGTAGAAAAACCAATAAACATCCGTATGGAAAACAGTTTTATATACCTTATCGAATACAGTATTAAAAGCCATTGGGACCTGGTCGCCTTATGCGACTATAAAGGTGTAACTTACACCTACCGGGATGTAGCTCGAAAAATTGAAAAACTACATTTATTTTTCAATGCCTGCGGCATCCAAAAAGGAGAAAAAATTGCACTTTGCAGCCGGAACAGTGCCAATTGGGGAATCGCTTTTCTGGCGACATTGACTTACGGAGCTGTTGCCATTCCGATATTACACGAATTCAAAGCCGATAATATTCATCACATTATAAACCACTCCGAAGCCCGTTTACTGTTCGTCGGAGATTCGAACTGGGAACAACTGGACCACCAACACATGCCACACCTGGACGGTGTCATACGCATGGAAGACTATGTTGTCAAAGAAATCAGCAAACCCGTTATCAGAGATGCCCGCAAACAAGTCAATCGTCTCTTCGGAGAAAAATTTCCGGATCGTTTCACCGTCGACGACGTCAGCTACCGGAAAGACCAACCGGAAGAAATAGCCATGATCAACTATACTTCAGGTACGACCAGTGCTTCCAAAGGCGTCGTTCTGCCTTATCTAAGTATGTGGTCGAATCTCCGTTTCGCATTGGACCAAATGGGATATCACCCCGGAGAAAAGCTGGTCGCCATTCTGACAATGGCTCACATGTACGGACTGGCATTCGAATTTATTTATCCTTTTGCCAGCGGCACACAGGTTTATTTCCTGGCTAAAACCCCATCCCCGCGGGTCATTGCGGAAGTTTTCCAAAACATACGCCCCAACCTGATTGTTGCCGTTCCTCTGATCATTGAAAAAGTTATCCGTAAAGGTGTTTTACCCCACCTTCAAAAAAGGCATATACGCCTGTTTATGAGAATCCCGATCCTAAATAACAAAGTAAAAGCCTCCATCAAACAAAAAGTATTGGATGCTTTCGGAGGACAATTCAAGTTATTGGCTGTCGGAGGTGCAGCTTTGAATCACGAAGTCGAAGCATTCCTGGCAGATATTCGTTTCCCCTATACCGTAGGTTACGGAATGACCGAATGCGGTCCGGGTATCTCTTTCGACGATTGGCGGACATTCCGTTTGGGTTCTTGCGGTAAAGCCATAGACCGGATCGAACTAAAAATCGATTCGGCAAATCCCCACCGCATTGTCGGAGAAATCTTAGTCAGAGGCGACAATGTCATGAAAGGATATTATAAAAATCCGCAAGCCACAGCCGCAGCTCTGGACGAAGAGGGATGGCTACATACCGGAGACCTCGGAATTATAGACGAAAGCGGTTATCTTTACATCAAAGGAAGAAGCAAAAATATGATACTCGGTCCGAGCGGGCAAAACATTTATCCAGAGGAAATAGAAGACAAGCTGAATGTTATGCCTTATGTGGCAGAATCTTTAGTCATCGAGCACGAGGGCAAACTGGTTGCTCTTATTTATCCGGATTTCGAAGCAGCCCGAAACGCTAAACTTTCAGACACTGCCCTGACCAAACAACTGGAACAAAACCGGAAACAACTGAATGAAATTCTACCGGGATACAGTCAAATCAGTCGCATACGCATTCGCCAGGAAGAATTTGAGAAAACGCCTAAACGAAGCATCAAACGCTATTTGTACCAATAAGTCCACACACGGGATACATTTATAAAACGACAAACAAATAACTGTCAGCAATTTAACCTTTTTCCAAATCCTTAAATTTCAATTTTTCTTTCCGATTTATTATTAAAAAAATTATATTTGAAGGCTTAAAAAAAGTCATTATGGAAGAAAGCTTTATTCAATATATCGAACAAAGTATAAAAAATAATTGGGACAAACCTTCTCTCACCGATTTTAAAGGAGCAACTTCTTCTTACAAAGATGTAGCCCGGAAAATCGAAAAACTACACATTCTTTTCGAACACAGCAACATTCGCAAAGGAGATAAAATTGCCCTATGCAGCCGAAATATGTCGACGTGGGGAATTGCTTTTCTGGCAACTCTTACATACGGAGCCGTTGCAGTACCGATCCTGAACGAATTCAAACCGGACAACATACACCACATTGTAAATCATTCGGAAGCCCGGTTGCTTTTTGTCGGCGATGTCGTCTGGGAAAATCTGGACGAATCGGCTATGCCCGACATCGACGGTGCTATACGGATTGAAGATTTTTCCTTGCGTCATTCCAATAAAAAATCCCTTACGGAAGCACGCGAACGTTTGAATGAATTATTCGGAAAAAAATTTCCGGAACGCTTCATGGCAGAGAATGTAAAATACAATTACGACCGCCCCGATGAACTGGCAATGATCAACTATACCTCCGGTACAACCAGTTCCTCTAAGGGAGTAATGCTCCCCTACCGTAGTTTGTGGACCAATCTCAAATTCGCCCTCGGCGTTTTCGGACTTACTCCGGGAGAACAGATCGTCAGTATGCTGCCTATGGCACATATGTACGGACTGGCTTTTGAATTCATATACGAATTTGCCAGCGGAATGCACATTCATTTTCTGTCACGTACTCCCTCGCCCAAAATTATCGCCGACGCATTCGCCGAGGTAAAACCGAATTTAATCATCACAGTACCGTTGGTTATCGAAAAAATCATCAAAAAAAGAATCTTCCCTACCATTGAGAAGCCACATATGAAAATATTGATGAACATTCCGATCATCAATGATAAAATAAGAGATACCATCCGGCAAAAAGTAATTCAGGCGTTCGGAGGAAAATTCAAAGAACTCATTGTCGGAGGAGCTGCGTTAAATAAAGAAGTGGAAAGCTTCCTGAGATCGATCCGTTTCCCTTATACTGTCGGATACGGTATGACGGAATGCGGACCGTTGCTAAGTTATGACGATTGGCAAACCTTCAAACAAGGGTCTTGCGGTAAAGCCGTTCCCCGGGTAGAGCTTCGTATCGACTCAGACGATCCGCAACATGTCGTCGGGGAAATTCTGGCCAAAGGAGATTGTGTCATGACCGGATACTATAAAAACCCGGAAGCAACCGCCGCCGCATTAGACAAAGAAGGCTGGTTACATACCGGTGACCTCGGCTTAATAGATGCCGACGGTTATCTGTTCATCAAAGGCAGATGCAAAAACATGATCCTGGGGCCCAGCGGACAAAACATCTATCCGGAGGAAATCGAAGACCGGCTGAACAATATGCTGTATGTCACCGAATCTATCGTCGTAGAACAGGATGGCAAATTAGTAGCTCTCGTATATCCGGATTTTGATGCGGTAAATGCAAATCAAATCAGCGATACCGATCTTCCTAAAATACTGGAAACGAATCTGAAGGAACTCAATCACCTGCTACCTGCATACAGTCAGATTTCCAGAATCAAAATCTATAACGAAGAATTTGAAAAAACACCGAAAAGAAGTATTAAAAGATTCTTATACAAGTAAAAATAATAACCTTGTCTTTATTCGTGGTCGTAATTTCATAACCACGGATAAAGACGATCTAAGTGTCAGGCTCTTTTCAAATAAAAATGAGTAAATCCGCTCATTCCAATATTATTTTCCTGTAATCTTTTAGTTGTCTGATATTCCCATACGACACGAAACACCTCCGTTACATCAGGCTTCTATTTTTCCATAACCTGCTCCGGCACGGAAGCGGTTTCAAATAATTTTCAATTTTCAACTTTCAATTTTCAATTAATTCGTATCTTCGTATGCGAAAAACACGACAATGGCGTTTCTAAAAACAATCTTTACAATTGGTTTTCAATCAGGTATTTAAACTTATCCTGTTTTAGTAATAAGTATTTAGGATGAAAAAAACAACGAGTCGGCGACCTGCTGAAAAAAAACAGGTTGATTTTAATCTGTCATTTTTAAAAGAACCCCGAACCCGCTTTATTGTGGGCCTAACTCTGATATTATTCTCTCTCTATCTTCTTTTTTCCATGATCGGATTTTTCTTTACGGGAGGAATCGACCAAAGTTTAATCGACAGAGGCTTGCGTCAAATTATCGCAAACCCGGAAATTACAGCCGGAAATCCGGCCGGAAAGATAGGAGCCTGGTTTTCTGATTTACTGATCAACCGGTGGTTTGGATTATCATCCTTCATTTTTTGCTATATCTTTATATTGGCCGGCATATGCATTGCCGGAAAAACCATCCGTAATTTTCCGAAAAAAATCATCCTCAGTATATTCGGTATCATCTGGATATCTTTGTTTTTAGGTTATGTTTCTGAGTTATCCTATACACTCCTGAATATTTCTTCTTCCTATTTATACCCGGGAGGTGCACACGGCTATTTTGTTTCCCAATGGCTGAATTCCGTTATCGGAGGTATCGGGACTTTCTTTATCCTGTTATTGACTTTTGCAATCCTGTTATTTTTCGGATTCGAAAAAACATTTTACAAATGTATCGGCTTTATCAAGCATCTGTTTTCTCCCAAAGCCAAGGTAGTCAAAACCACGGATAATGTAACAGCCCCGGAAGATATTAAGGAGACTGTCGCCGGTCTTGCAGACTTACCGGAAGATCTCCTGACAAATACAACCGAAGATCCGGAATTCGATCCGGGCAAAGAATTCGACAAATTTCCGGAAGATGAATATCTGAATGCACCCTTTACCTTTGAAACAGAAAAAGAGGCCGAAAAACAGGAGGCAGAGAGGCCGGAACCCGGTTTTGAAAATATTCCGGTTTCAATCGAAGATTTCGAACTTCCAAACGATCTTTCAGACATTCAGAGTACCGATATTCCGGAAAAAGATAAGCCGGACACGCCGGATTCGGAAGCTGTCGAATTAACGATCAATGACGAAAATAAGGAAGAAACCCTGTCTACCAATCTCCAACCGCAAGGAGACTACGATCCGACACTGGATCTCTCTAACTACCGCTACCCCAATCTGGATTTATTGGAGGAGCACTCCAGCGGCAATCCCAAAGTAACCCAGGAAGAGTTGGACGAAAATAAAAATAAGATCGTCGAAACCCTTCGAAACTATAAAATCGAGATTGTCAAAATCAAAGCTACCATCGGACCGACCGTTACTTTATATGAAATCATCCCGGCCCCCGGAGTAAAGATTTCAAAAATCAAGAACCTGGAAGACGATATTGCTTTAAGCCTGGCTGCTTTAGGGATACGTATTATAGCCCCGATACCCGGAGCCGGTACCATCGGTATCGAAGTTCCGAATCAGAATCCGGAAGTTGTTTCCATGCGGGGAATTATCGCATCGAAAAAATTCCAGGAATCCAAATATGCCCTTCCGATTGCGATGGGACGTACCATTTCAAACGAAACGTATACTTTCGATCTGGCCAAAATGCCTCATTTATTGGTTGCAGGAGCCACAGGACAAGGAAAATCAGTAGGACTGAATGCCATCATTACCTCTTTGCTGTATAAAAAGCATCCGGCCCAATTAAAATTTGTCATGGTCGACCCCAAAAAAGTAGAACTGAGCATCTATTCGGTTATCGAAAAACATTTCCTGGCCAAGCTACCGGATGAAGACGAAGCCATTATCACGGAAACCTCCAAAGTAATCAACACCCTGAACTCCCTGTGCATAGAAATGGACAGTCGATACGACCTTTTAAAGGAAGCACAGGTCAGAAATATTAAAGAATACAATGAAAAATTCGTAAAACGCCAGCTGAATCCGAACAAGGGACACAAATATCTGCCCTATATTGTAGTTGTAGTCGATGAGTTCGCCGACCTGATCATGACCGCCGGCAAAGATGTTGAGCAACCGATTGCCCGTATTGCACAATTAGCGCGGGCCGTAGGTATCCACATGATCATCGCTACACAAAGGCCGTCGACCAATATCATTACCGGTGTCATAAAAGCCAATTTTCCCGCACGTATAGCTTTTAAAGTAGCCTCTATGATCGATTCCCGCACCATTTTAGACTCTCCGGGGGCCAATCAGTTGATCGGACGGGGGGATATGCTGATTTCTGTCGGCAGCGAAATGACCCGGGTACAATGTGCCTTTGTCGATACTCCGGAAAT
It encodes the following:
- a CDS encoding FtsK/SpoIIIE family DNA translocase; the protein is MKKTTSRRPAEKKQVDFNLSFLKEPRTRFIVGLTLILFSLYLLFSMIGFFFTGGIDQSLIDRGLRQIIANPEITAGNPAGKIGAWFSDLLINRWFGLSSFIFCYIFILAGICIAGKTIRNFPKKIILSIFGIIWISLFLGYVSELSYTLLNISSSYLYPGGAHGYFVSQWLNSVIGGIGTFFILLLTFAILLFFGFEKTFYKCIGFIKHLFSPKAKVVKTTDNVTAPEDIKETVAGLADLPEDLLTNTTEDPEFDPGKEFDKFPEDEYLNAPFTFETEKEAEKQEAERPEPGFENIPVSIEDFELPNDLSDIQSTDIPEKDKPDTPDSEAVELTINDENKEETLSTNLQPQGDYDPTLDLSNYRYPNLDLLEEHSSGNPKVTQEELDENKNKIVETLRNYKIEIVKIKATIGPTVTLYEIIPAPGVKISKIKNLEDDIALSLAALGIRIIAPIPGAGTIGIEVPNQNPEVVSMRGIIASKKFQESKYALPIAMGRTISNETYTFDLAKMPHLLVAGATGQGKSVGLNAIITSLLYKKHPAQLKFVMVDPKKVELSIYSVIEKHFLAKLPDEDEAIITETSKVINTLNSLCIEMDSRYDLLKEAQVRNIKEYNEKFVKRQLNPNKGHKYLPYIVVVVDEFADLIMTAGKDVEQPIARIAQLARAVGIHMIIATQRPSTNIITGVIKANFPARIAFKVASMIDSRTILDSPGANQLIGRGDMLISVGSEMTRVQCAFVDTPEIDAITNFIAGQQSYPSAFALPEYIPENEGGGSISEADLGTKDPLFEEAARLVVNSQQGSTSSIQRRFSIGYNRAGRIIDQLEAAGVVGPFEGSKARQVLIPDEYSLEILLKNLGDKF
- a CDS encoding AMP-binding protein, producing MEESFIQYIEQSIKNNWDKPSLTDFKGATSSYKDVARKIEKLHILFEHSNIRKGDKIALCSRNMSTWGIAFLATLTYGAVAVPILNEFKPDNIHHIVNHSEARLLFVGDVVWENLDESAMPDIDGAIRIEDFSLRHSNKKSLTEARERLNELFGKKFPERFMAENVKYNYDRPDELAMINYTSGTTSSSKGVMLPYRSLWTNLKFALGVFGLTPGEQIVSMLPMAHMYGLAFEFIYEFASGMHIHFLSRTPSPKIIADAFAEVKPNLIITVPLVIEKIIKKRIFPTIEKPHMKILMNIPIINDKIRDTIRQKVIQAFGGKFKELIVGGAALNKEVESFLRSIRFPYTVGYGMTECGPLLSYDDWQTFKQGSCGKAVPRVELRIDSDDPQHVVGEILAKGDCVMTGYYKNPEATAAALDKEGWLHTGDLGLIDADGYLFIKGRCKNMILGPSGQNIYPEEIEDRLNNMLYVTESIVVEQDGKLVALVYPDFDAVNANQISDTDLPKILETNLKELNHLLPAYSQISRIKIYNEEFEKTPKRSIKRFLYK
- a CDS encoding AMP-binding protein; translation: MENSFIYLIEYSIKSHWDLVALCDYKGVTYTYRDVARKIEKLHLFFNACGIQKGEKIALCSRNSANWGIAFLATLTYGAVAIPILHEFKADNIHHIINHSEARLLFVGDSNWEQLDHQHMPHLDGVIRMEDYVVKEISKPVIRDARKQVNRLFGEKFPDRFTVDDVSYRKDQPEEIAMINYTSGTTSASKGVVLPYLSMWSNLRFALDQMGYHPGEKLVAILTMAHMYGLAFEFIYPFASGTQVYFLAKTPSPRVIAEVFQNIRPNLIVAVPLIIEKVIRKGVLPHLQKRHIRLFMRIPILNNKVKASIKQKVLDAFGGQFKLLAVGGAALNHEVEAFLADIRFPYTVGYGMTECGPGISFDDWRTFRLGSCGKAIDRIELKIDSANPHRIVGEILVRGDNVMKGYYKNPQATAAALDEEGWLHTGDLGIIDESGYLYIKGRSKNMILGPSGQNIYPEEIEDKLNVMPYVAESLVIEHEGKLVALIYPDFEAARNAKLSDTALTKQLEQNRKQLNEILPGYSQISRIRIRQEEFEKTPKRSIKRYLYQ
- a CDS encoding glutamate decarboxylase; this encodes MKKTENPNTPIFGTSEEARVAPKFEMPENSMPGEVAYQIIHDEAMLDGNSRLNLATFVTTWMDDYARRVMTENMDKNMIDKTEYPQTAEIERRCVNILAKLWNSPEPPYCTGTSTVGSSEACMLGGIAALKRWQKRRRAKGLPTDKPNFIISTCMQVVWEKFAIYWDVEMRMVPVTAEKITLDPQDVVKMCDENTICVVPIQGVTITGLDDNVKEINDALDKLNKEKGWEICIHVDAATGGFIHPFIDPETLWDFRLKWVLSISTSGHKFGLVYPGVGWVVWKDKKYLPEEMNFAVNYLGANIPSISINFSRPGNQVLAQYYQFLRLGMEGYRQIQQNCLDVCAYLRKQLKEMGIFEFLSEKNPNPLFIWKLKDDPNRKWTLYDLSDALHVEGWQVPAYTMPKAMEDVVIMRIVVRQGTGIDLADLLMQDIRRSVEVLNKLEEPTNSAIQWKNKIPQKPRGFNHAR